The Sesamum indicum cultivar Zhongzhi No. 13 unplaced genomic scaffold, S_indicum_v1.0 scaffold00165, whole genome shotgun sequence genome includes a region encoding these proteins:
- the LOC105179546 gene encoding probable glycosyltransferase At5g03795: MQVSSWSKHLWILASLAVGVAVVVFMVPKASSTFSFNSNSLQEYLRSRFPDHHHDPRLDTSPANADDLFVDDELDGKPERREEGYKNATRNGRPEKRYSDLEMVEADLVQAPAAIREAIVTGGNQTEDPDYIPNGPMYWNSKVFHRSYLEMEKRLKIFIYEEGDPPVFHFGPCKHTYAIEGIFMANMEVSRFRTFDHNKAHLFFLPFSVTMITQVIYVPESHEWSQMKNTASDYINVIAQKHPYWNRTLGADHFMLACHDWGPEISFAIPNLYKNSIRALCNANTSEQFNPSRDVSIPEIHLPGGGTRGMIGGPPPSKRPILVFYAGGVHGPIRPILLEHWENKSDPDVQIYKYLPQNVSYYGMMRKSRYCICPSGYEVASPRMVEGLYMGCVPVLIKDGYVIPFSDVLNWETFAVIVPVKDIPNLKTILTAIPMKKYVQMQQRGIQMRRHFEVNSPPKRYDVFHMILHSIWLRRLNVRLHEHEDS, from the exons ATGCAGGTTTCCTCATGGTCGAAGCACTTATGGATTCTGGCATCACTTGCTGTGGGGGTGGCTGTGGTGGTTTTCATGGTTCCTAAGGCCTCCTCCACCTTCTCTTTCAACTCTAATTCCTTACAGGAGTACTTGCGTTCCAGGTTTCCTGATCATCATCATGATCCCCGTCTCGATACCTCGCCTGCTAATGCTGATGACTTGTTTGTGGATGATGAACTTGACGGAAAACCA GAGAGAAGGGAAGAGGGGTACAAAAATGCGACTAGGAATGGAAGACCAGAGAAAAGATACAGCGACTTGGAGATGGTGGAAGCCGATCTTGTACAGGCTCCAGCTGCCATTAGGGAAGCCATCGTCACGGGTGGAAACCAAACTGAGGACCCTGATTATATCCCAAATGGGCCCATGTATTGGAACTCCAAGGTCTTCCACAG GAGCTACTTGGAAATGGAAAAGAGATTGAAAATATTCATCTACGAGGAAGGGGATCCCCCGGTGTTCCACTTCGGACCCTGCAAGCACACATACGCCATAGAGGGAATTTTCATGGCAAACATGGAGGTTAGCCGTTTTCGGACATTCGACCACAACAAGGCTCACTTGTTCTTCCTGCCCTTCAGCGTGACGATGATAACTCAAGTGATATATGTGCCTGAATCCCATGAATGGAGTCAAATGAAGAATACAGCCTCCGATTATATCAATGTCATTGCTCAAAAGCATCCTTACTGGAATCGAACCCTTGGCGCTGATCATTTCATGCTTGCTTGCCATGACTGG ggGCCGGAGATTTCGTTTGCAATCCCCAACCTATACAAGAACTCCATCCGGGCCCTGTGCAACGCCAACACCTCCGAACAATTCAACCCCTCCCGCGACGTCTCCATCCCCGAAATCCACCTACCCGGCGGCGGCACTCGGGGCATGATCGGCGGCCCACCGCCGTCCAAGCGCCCAATACTCGTCTTCTACGCCGGCGGAGTCCACGGCCCTATCCGCCCAATCCTCCTGGAGCACTGGGAAAACAAGTCCGACCCGGACGTCCAAATCTACAAATACCTCCCCCAAAACGTCTCCTACTACGGGATGATGCGGAAGAGCCGCTACTGCATCTGCCCCAGCGGGTACGAGGTGGCCAGCCCGAGAATGGTGGAGGGCCTTTACATGGGCTGCGTGCCGGTGCTGATCAAGGACGGCTACGTCATCCCGTTCAGCGATGTCCTGAACTGGGAGACGTTTGCGGTGATTGTTCCGGTGAAGGATATCCCGAACTTGAAGACGATATTGACGGCGATTCCGATGAAGAAGTATGTGCAGATGCAGCAGAGGGGGATTCAGATGCGGCGGCATTTTGAGGTGAATTCGCCGCCGAAGAGGTACGATGTATTTCATATGATACTGCATTCGATATGGCTGAGAAGGCTCAATGTTCGCCTCCATGAACATGAAGATTCTTGA
- the LOC105179519 gene encoding embryonic protein DC-8, protein MASRQAAKEERAEAAARTAADELNDVNRERRDVEGVRQEERGPGVIGSLIRTVQGTVVHAKDAVMGKSHEAADRTRGTTEEAAERTREGLESAAQKAAEYKDYTAEKAKETTDSAAQKAAEAGEKAREKKDSAAEKAKQAKDATMETMGEYKDYAAEKTKEAANSAAQKAKQAKDTTAGKMGEYKDYAAEKAGETKDAAMGKAGEYKDYAAEKAQAAAEKARETKDSAMEKAGEYKDYAAQKAKETKDSTVQKTGEYKDYAAEKVGQAKDTTLEKARQAKDTTMEKAGQAKDTTVEKAGEYKDYTAEKAKEGKDTTVGKITELKDSAADAARRAMDYLTGKKEETKQKVQETGEATMQMAQDTKETAKGKVEETKEEARRKMEDLKIEDEAARRADEKRDAAAERYEEARGGSGGGGFGAIGGVKDAIKDRLMPHATETTEETGTRVSYGGHGEPKTGHRLTVDEEGTPVVMVVDVDETTAGATASTLKEADQLTGQTFNDVGRLGEEGVARVRLDRSGKM, encoded by the exons ATGGCGTCGAGGCAAGCAGCGAAGGAAGAGAGGGCTGAAGCGGCTGCAAGAACTGCGGCGGACGAGCTCAACGATGTGAACAGAGAGAGAAGGGATGTGGAAGGAGTCCGGCAAGAAGAGAGGGGTCCTGGTGTGATTGGCAGCCTGATCAGGACAGTTCAGGGCACTGTGGTGCACGCTAAGGATGCTGTCATGGGCAAGTCCCATGAAGCTGCTGACAGGACCCGCGGGACGACGGAGGAAGCTGCCGAGAGAACGAGGGAAGGATTGGAATCCGCCGCCCAGAAGGCGGCGGAGTACAAGGATTACACGGCGGAGAAAGCTAAGGAGACAACGGATTCTGCTGCCCAGAAGGCAGCGGAAGCTGGTGAGAAGGCTAGGGAGAAGAAAGATTCCGCTGCAGAGAAGGCAAAACAAGCCAAAGACGCCACCATGGAGACGATGGGCGAGTATAAAGATTATGCAGCGGAGAAGACGAAAGAAGCCGCCAATTCTGCTGCCCAGAAGGCCAAACAGGCCAAAGACACCACAGCCGGGAAGATGGGAGAGTACAAAGATTATGCAGCGGAGAAGGCGGGAGAGACGAAGGACGCTGCCATGGGAAAAGCCGGAGAGTACAAAGATTATGCGGCAGAGAAGGCGCAGGCGGCTGCTGAGAAAGCAAGAGAGACTAAAGATTCGGCAATGGAAAAAGCAGGGGAATACAAAGATTATGCAGCTCAGAAGGCTAAGGAGACTAAGGACTCAACCGTGCAAAAGACCGGGGAGTATAAAGATTACGCTGCCGAGAAGGTGGGGCAGGCGAAGGATACGACACTGGAGAAGGCAAGGCAGGCGAAGGATACGACAATGGAGAAGGCAGGGCAGGCGAAGGATACCACAGTGGAGAAGGCCGGCGAATACAAAGATTACACTGCTGAGAAGGCTAAAGAAGGGAAGGACACTACAGTAGGGAAGATCACTGAGTTGAAGGATTCTGCAGCTGATGCGGCGAGGAGGGCTATGGATTATCTTACAGGGAAGAAAGAGGAGACGAAGCAGAAGGTGCAAGAAACTGGCGAAGCCACGATGCAGATGGCCCAAGATACTAAAGAAACAGCCAAG GGGAAGGTCGAAGAGACGAAGGAAGAAGCCCGGAGGAAAATGGAAGACTTGAAAATCGAGGATGAAGCTGCACGGCGAGCGGATGAGAAGCGGGATGCTGCAGCCGAAAGGTATGAGGAGGCCAGAGGAGGCAGCGGCGGGGGGGGGTTTGGTGCAATAGGTGGCGTGAAGGATGCGATCAAAGATAGGCTGATGCCTCACGCAACTGAGACAACGGAGGAGACAGGAACACGGGTTTCATATGGAGGCCATGGGGAGCCGAAGACGGGGCATAGACTGACGGTGGACGAGGAGGGGACTCCGGTGGTCATGGTGGTGGATGTGGATGAAACAACTGCTGGAGCCACCGCATCCACCCTGAAAGAGGCGGATCAGTTGACGGGTCAGACATTCAATGACGTGGGACGCCTGGGTGAAGAAGGCGTTGCACGCGTGCGATTGGATCGCAGTGGGAAGATGTGA
- the LOC105179520 gene encoding uncharacterized protein LOC105179520 isoform X1: MQGMEKDFELVEEYSPSPVIGREDHQVDGEWQTVRRKNRRRQPLRILSTHENSCGTEQQDRLVADAVVMESSSGNDVEMDKRPKVTVAEAFRNINVTQFASFIADISGMYERMHDVQLMRFTDYFRTVLAKVSHSQFPWIEILKDSSVAKMVDIPLVDIPEEVYKISVDWLSSRAVDALGSFVLWLLDSIVGEFEIHQGVAKATKNAIPKTPPKCQVVIFVVLAMILRCKPDLLIILLPIIKDSEKYKGHDKIPVMVWVIAQASQGDLGVGLFLCVHFLFNMLKDESSSNMQSWDFILQVIERIVSSPKARIILLNRAVRKGERLVPPSALEFLMRTTFSVQFNGTERLQVVYPTLKEVAIAAPSGSKTLKQITQKIMLFAIKAAGEGIVALSQEAGDLCIWCLTMNQDCYKQWEDIYLENIEGSILVLKKLLDGWKAFSVKQHTLHPLKESIQRFRVKNQQAMAGCENAAYQASLRVAEKYCKMLSGKISPGQKYMRIFVLAGIAGIVVGINAAFLFKDLKSSG, from the exons ATGCAAGGGATGGAGAAGGATTTCGAACTCGTTGAGGAGTATTCTCCATCACCGGTGATCGGACGAGAGGATCATCAGGTTGACGGTGAATGGCAGACGGTCCGGAGGAAGAATCGGAGGCGTCAACCTCTGAGAATCCTTTCGACGCATGAGAATTCTTGCGGAACGGAGCAGCAGGATCGCTTAGTTGCTGATGCGGTGGTGATGGAAAGTTCCAGTGGAAATGATGTTGAAATGGACAAAAGGCCGAAGGTCACCGTTGCTGAGGCTTTTCGTAATATTAATGTTACTCAGTTTGCTTCATTCATCGCTGATATCTCG GGAATGTATGAGAGGATGCATGATGTGCAATTGATGAGATTCACCGATTATTTCCGTACCGTATTGGCAAAAGTTAGCCACTCGCAGTTCCCATGGATAGAGATACTCAAGGATTCTTCTGTAGCCAAAATGGTCGAT ATTCCTCTTGTTGACATACCTGAAGAGGTGTACAAGATATCAGTGGATTGGCTCAGCAGTCGTGCTGTTGATGCGCTTGGTTCTTTTGTTCTGTGGTTATTGGACAGCATCGTCggtgaatttgaaatccatcaaGGAGTTGCTAAGGCTACCAAAAATGCAATACCAAAAACACCTCCCAAATGTCAG GTTGTCATCTTTGTGGTTTTGGCAATGATACTTCGATGCAAACCTGATTTATTGATCATTTTGTTGCCGATAATCAAGGACAgcgaaaaatataaaggacATGATAAGATTCCTGTCATGGTGTGGGTGATCGCTCAG GCCTCTCAAGGGGATTTGGGGGTGGGACTATTCTTGTGCGTACACTTTCTCTTCAATATGCTTAAAGATGAATCAAGTTCCAATATGCAGTCCTGGGACTTCATTTTACAAGTGATTGAGAG AATTGTATCTTCCCCAAAGGCTCGAATCATTTTGCTAAATCGTGCTGTTAGAAAGGGCGAGCGCTTGGTCCCTCCATCAGCGCTTGAGTTTCTCATGCGAACCACATTTTCAGTTCAGTTCAAT ggAACTGAAAGACTTCAAGTTGTATATCCTACTTTAAAAGAGGTAGCAATTGCAGCTCCCTCTGGAAGCAAAACATTGAAGCAAATTACGCAGAAGATAATGCTCTTTGCTATTAAAGCTGCCGGAGAAG GTATCGTCGCTCTATCACAGGAAGCAGGTGACTTGTGTATTTGGTGTTTAACTATGAACCAAGATTGTTACAAGCAATGG GAAgatatttatttggaaaatatcGAAGGAAGTATCCTTGTACTAAAAAAACTACTAGATGGGTGGAAGGCGTTTTCTGTTAAGCAACATACTCTTCATCCCTTGAAGGAGAGCATACAGAGATTCAGAGTGAAG AATCAGCAGGCAATGGCTGGTTGTGAGAATGCTGCCTATCAAGCATCTTTGAGAGTTGCTGAGAAATACTGCAAGATGCTATCAGGAAAAATATCACCTGGCCAGAAATACATGAGAATTTTTGTGCTTGCAGGCATTGCAGGGATTGTAGTGGGGATCAATGCAGCTTTCTTGTTCAAGGACTTGAAGTCTTCCGGTTAG
- the LOC105179520 gene encoding uncharacterized protein LOC105179520 isoform X2: MQGMEKDFELVEEYSPSPVIGREDHQVDGEWQTVRRKNRRRQPLRILSTHENSCGTEQQDRLVADAVVMESSSGNDVEMDKRPKVTVAEAFRNINVTQFASFIADISGMYERMHDVQLMRFTDYFRTVLAKVSHSQFPWIEILKDSSVAKMVDIPLVDIPEEVYKISVDWLSSRAVDALGSFVLWLLDSIVGEFEIHQGVAKATKNAIPKTPPKCQVVIFVVLAMILRCKPDLLIILLPIIKDSEKYKGHDKIPVMVWVIAQASQGDLGVGLFLCVHFLFNMLKDESSSNMQSWDFILQVIERIVSSPKARIILLNRAVRKGERLVPPSALEFLMRTTFSGTERLQVVYPTLKEVAIAAPSGSKTLKQITQKIMLFAIKAAGEGIVALSQEAGDLCIWCLTMNQDCYKQWEDIYLENIEGSILVLKKLLDGWKAFSVKQHTLHPLKESIQRFRVKNQQAMAGCENAAYQASLRVAEKYCKMLSGKISPGQKYMRIFVLAGIAGIVVGINAAFLFKDLKSSG, encoded by the exons ATGCAAGGGATGGAGAAGGATTTCGAACTCGTTGAGGAGTATTCTCCATCACCGGTGATCGGACGAGAGGATCATCAGGTTGACGGTGAATGGCAGACGGTCCGGAGGAAGAATCGGAGGCGTCAACCTCTGAGAATCCTTTCGACGCATGAGAATTCTTGCGGAACGGAGCAGCAGGATCGCTTAGTTGCTGATGCGGTGGTGATGGAAAGTTCCAGTGGAAATGATGTTGAAATGGACAAAAGGCCGAAGGTCACCGTTGCTGAGGCTTTTCGTAATATTAATGTTACTCAGTTTGCTTCATTCATCGCTGATATCTCG GGAATGTATGAGAGGATGCATGATGTGCAATTGATGAGATTCACCGATTATTTCCGTACCGTATTGGCAAAAGTTAGCCACTCGCAGTTCCCATGGATAGAGATACTCAAGGATTCTTCTGTAGCCAAAATGGTCGAT ATTCCTCTTGTTGACATACCTGAAGAGGTGTACAAGATATCAGTGGATTGGCTCAGCAGTCGTGCTGTTGATGCGCTTGGTTCTTTTGTTCTGTGGTTATTGGACAGCATCGTCggtgaatttgaaatccatcaaGGAGTTGCTAAGGCTACCAAAAATGCAATACCAAAAACACCTCCCAAATGTCAG GTTGTCATCTTTGTGGTTTTGGCAATGATACTTCGATGCAAACCTGATTTATTGATCATTTTGTTGCCGATAATCAAGGACAgcgaaaaatataaaggacATGATAAGATTCCTGTCATGGTGTGGGTGATCGCTCAG GCCTCTCAAGGGGATTTGGGGGTGGGACTATTCTTGTGCGTACACTTTCTCTTCAATATGCTTAAAGATGAATCAAGTTCCAATATGCAGTCCTGGGACTTCATTTTACAAGTGATTGAGAG AATTGTATCTTCCCCAAAGGCTCGAATCATTTTGCTAAATCGTGCTGTTAGAAAGGGCGAGCGCTTGGTCCCTCCATCAGCGCTTGAGTTTCTCATGCGAACCACATTTTCA ggAACTGAAAGACTTCAAGTTGTATATCCTACTTTAAAAGAGGTAGCAATTGCAGCTCCCTCTGGAAGCAAAACATTGAAGCAAATTACGCAGAAGATAATGCTCTTTGCTATTAAAGCTGCCGGAGAAG GTATCGTCGCTCTATCACAGGAAGCAGGTGACTTGTGTATTTGGTGTTTAACTATGAACCAAGATTGTTACAAGCAATGG GAAgatatttatttggaaaatatcGAAGGAAGTATCCTTGTACTAAAAAAACTACTAGATGGGTGGAAGGCGTTTTCTGTTAAGCAACATACTCTTCATCCCTTGAAGGAGAGCATACAGAGATTCAGAGTGAAG AATCAGCAGGCAATGGCTGGTTGTGAGAATGCTGCCTATCAAGCATCTTTGAGAGTTGCTGAGAAATACTGCAAGATGCTATCAGGAAAAATATCACCTGGCCAGAAATACATGAGAATTTTTGTGCTTGCAGGCATTGCAGGGATTGTAGTGGGGATCAATGCAGCTTTCTTGTTCAAGGACTTGAAGTCTTCCGGTTAG
- the LOC105179547 gene encoding sulfite exporter TauE/SafE family protein 4: MLKAMAAKGLILYLLTAFSLALLSVHFVTNYSTDNGTAEPWLRSSSNSTVLLRNYGSEAKVWPELEFSWRVVLATVIGFLGSACGTVGGVGGGGIFVPVLSLIIGFDTKSAAALSKCMIMGASASSVWYNLRVPHPCREVPIIDYDLALLFQPMLMLGITVGVALSVVFPYWLITVLIIILFLGTSSRSFGKAIEMWKDETVLKKAMDERHITADPQSELMLDTDYQLLIPQEQKTTLQIMRDNLNIKRILVLLLVWICFLLLQVIKNETRACSTLYWILNILQFPVALAVFGYECVKLYKESKKRRMAGNPELICEAAIEWTAANLAFCALCGVVGGTVGGLLGSGGGFVLGPLLLEIGVIPQVASATATFVMMFSSSLSVVEFYLLKRFPIPYALYMMGVSILAGFWGQYLVRNLITILKRASIIVFILSGVIFASAVTMGIVGIQKSIDMINKHEFMGFFDFCSSQ, translated from the exons ATGTTGAAGGCCATGGCTGCAAAAGGGCTGATTCTGTACCTGCTAACAGCCTTCTCTTTGGCTCTTCTTTCTGTTCATTTCGTCACCAATTACTCAACGGACAACGGTACCGCAGAACCGTGGCTTCGTTCGTCGTCAAATTCTACCGTTTTGCTACGGAATTATGGGTCCGAAGCTAAAGTTTGGCCT GAGTTGGAATTCAGCTGGAGGGTTGTATTGGCGACGGTAATCGGGTTCTTGGGGTCGGCCTGCGGGACGGTGGGCGGGGTTGGTGGCGGTGGCATTTTCGTGCCTGTGCTAAGTCTGATTATTGGCTTCGACACCAAGTCTGCGGCCGCTCTTTCCAAGT GTATGATAATGGGAGCGTCAGCATCATCGGTTTGGTACAACCTGCGGGTGCCCCATCCGTGCAGAGAAGTGCCGATAATTGACTATGATTTGGCTCTTTTGTTCCAGCCCATGCTCATGCTCGGCATCACCGTTGGTGTTGCATTGAGCGTCGTCTTCCCCTATTGGCTCATCACTGTCTTAATCATAATCTTGTTTTTAG GGACTTCATCGAGGTCCTTTGGTAAGGCGATTGAGATGTGGAAGGACGAGACCGTTTTGAAG AAAGCCATGGATGAGAGACATATAACAGCTGATCCTCAATCAGAAT TGATGCTTGATACCGATTATCAACTCTTGATTCCTCAAGAGCAGAAAACAACTCTG CAAATTATGAGGGACAACCTTAACATCAAGAGGATTTTGGTCCTGCTACTTGTCTGGATTTGCTTCTTGCTTCTTCAAGTCATCAAG AATGAAACAAGAGCATGTAGCACACTGTACTGGATCCTCAACATCTTACAG TTCCCCGTTGCTCTTGCCGTTTTCGGGTATGAATGTGTTAAACTGTACAAGGAAAGCAAGAAGAGGAGAATGGCCGGAAATCCAGAACTGATATGTGAGGCGGCGATAGAATGGACCGCCGCCAATCTAGCCTTCTGTGCCCTTTGCGGCGTCGTCGGGGGCACCGTCGGCGGCCTGTTAGGTTCCGGCGGCGGTTTTGTTCTCGGGCCTCTTCTTCTGGAGATTGGTGTGATCCCACAG GTAGCTAGTGCGACAGCAACCTTTGTAATGATGTTCTCCTCATCTTTGTCAGTTGTGGAGTTTTATCTCCTCAAGAGATTTCCCATACCATATG CGTTGTACATGATGGGGGTGTCAATCTTGGCTGGTTTCTGGGGCCAATACTTGGTCAGAAACCTCATCACAATCCTCAAGAGGGCCTCCATCATTGTGTTCATCCTCTCCGGCGTCATTTTCGCCAGTGCTGTCACTATGG GCATCGTAGGAATCCAGAAAAGCATCGATATGATAAACAAGCATGAGTTCATGGGATTTTTCGATTTTTGCAGCAGCCAATAG
- the LOC105179548 gene encoding putative homeobox-leucine zipper protein ATHB-51 isoform X1: MDWNGNLRVPFVSRPAAVENSYNFHYNFNYDQFPVLEMKQPPMLTTPQQAMLPTLADKNNSMMHNFGQDPKKKRLSNEQLESLENSFQEEIKLDPDRKMKLAKELGLQPRQIAVWFQNRRARWKAKQLERLYDALKREYDAVSRDKQKLQQEVMALRAILKEHLAKKQVLSTGYTDISGEETVESTSIPTSNDPSPPTTTNSLHQINADHQCNNNYGLNVDDYNNPVMMPPYWAAAAAPSCP; the protein is encoded by the exons atgGATTGGAACGGTAATCTTAGAGTCCCTTTTGTTTCTCGACCAGCAGCAGTCGAGAATTCCTACAACTTTCACTACAACTTTAACTATGACCAGTTCCCAG TACTAGAAATGAAGCAGCCGCCAATGCTGACAACCCCACAACAAGCAATGCTGCCAACGTTGGCGGACAAGAACAACAGCATGATGCACAATTTCGGGCAGGATCCGAAGAAGAAACGTCTGAGCAACGAGCAGTTGGAGTCGTTGGAGAACAGTTTCCAGGAGGAGATCAAGCTGGATCCCGACAGGAAGATGAAACTGGCCAAAGAACTCGGGCTGCAGCCCCGACAGATTGCTGTCTGGTTCCAGAACCGGAGGGCTCGATGGAAGGCTAAGCAGCTCGAGCGCTTGTACGACGCACTTAAAAGGGAGTACGACGCTGTTTCCAGGGACAAGCAGAAGCTGCAACAGGAG GTCATGGCACTGAGGGCAATACTGAAGGAGCACCTGGCGAAGAAGCAAGTACTCTCAACAGGCTACACAGACATCTCCGGTGAAGAAACAGTGGAGAGCACGTCGATTCCGACCTCCAACGACCCGTCTCCTCCGACCACGACAAACAGCCTGCATCAGATCAACGCAGATCATCAATGCAATAATAATTACGGGTTGAACGTCGACGACTACAATAATCCAGTGATGATGCCTCCCTACtgggctgctgctgctgcgCCTTCTTGTCCTTGA
- the LOC105179548 gene encoding putative homeobox-leucine zipper protein ATHB-51 isoform X2 codes for MDWNGNLRVPFVSRPAAVENSYNFHYNFNYDQFPEMKQPPMLTTPQQAMLPTLADKNNSMMHNFGQDPKKKRLSNEQLESLENSFQEEIKLDPDRKMKLAKELGLQPRQIAVWFQNRRARWKAKQLERLYDALKREYDAVSRDKQKLQQEVMALRAILKEHLAKKQVLSTGYTDISGEETVESTSIPTSNDPSPPTTTNSLHQINADHQCNNNYGLNVDDYNNPVMMPPYWAAAAAPSCP; via the exons atgGATTGGAACGGTAATCTTAGAGTCCCTTTTGTTTCTCGACCAGCAGCAGTCGAGAATTCCTACAACTTTCACTACAACTTTAACTATGACCAGTTCCCAG AAATGAAGCAGCCGCCAATGCTGACAACCCCACAACAAGCAATGCTGCCAACGTTGGCGGACAAGAACAACAGCATGATGCACAATTTCGGGCAGGATCCGAAGAAGAAACGTCTGAGCAACGAGCAGTTGGAGTCGTTGGAGAACAGTTTCCAGGAGGAGATCAAGCTGGATCCCGACAGGAAGATGAAACTGGCCAAAGAACTCGGGCTGCAGCCCCGACAGATTGCTGTCTGGTTCCAGAACCGGAGGGCTCGATGGAAGGCTAAGCAGCTCGAGCGCTTGTACGACGCACTTAAAAGGGAGTACGACGCTGTTTCCAGGGACAAGCAGAAGCTGCAACAGGAG GTCATGGCACTGAGGGCAATACTGAAGGAGCACCTGGCGAAGAAGCAAGTACTCTCAACAGGCTACACAGACATCTCCGGTGAAGAAACAGTGGAGAGCACGTCGATTCCGACCTCCAACGACCCGTCTCCTCCGACCACGACAAACAGCCTGCATCAGATCAACGCAGATCATCAATGCAATAATAATTACGGGTTGAACGTCGACGACTACAATAATCCAGTGATGATGCCTCCCTACtgggctgctgctgctgcgCCTTCTTGTCCTTGA